AATTCCATAAGATTGTAATTGATTGCGTATAAAAGCTGAGGTTTCCTTTTCTTCAAATGAAAGTTCTGGATGTTCGTGTAAATAGCGTCTGTTAGATAGTGTTTCTTCTCTATTTTCTTCTAATGTTTTAATCCACTCTTGTAAACTCATTTTTTCCCCCTCGCTTCCAGCTCGATTTTTTCATCGGTCAGATGGTGCACAATAATCAGCGAAAATGCTTTCGCCCCAACAAGCATAGAACGCTCATCTACTGAGAATTTACTATGATGATGCGGGTAGTTAACTGTTTGTTCTGGGATTCCAGCTGGAACAAAAAAGAATGTACCTGGTTTTGCCTTTAAATAATAAGCGAAATCTTCTCCCCCCATCGCTGGCGCTACCTCCTCTGCCGCTTTTTCTCCGTACTGTGCTTCATACAACTTCGCTACTAATTCGGTATTTTTAGGATGGTTGTAGACTGCTGGATAACCTCTGTGATACTGAACTTCTCCCGAAGCACCATATGCTTCACAAATTAAGCGTGTCATCTCTTTCATTCTTTGCTCAATCATTGCTTGAATCTCATGATTGAAAGTTCGAACAGTGCCTTTTAAAGTTGCAGTATCAGCAATCACGTTTTTCACCTTACTGCCCGACTGAAAAACCGCAATGGTTAAAACACCAGATTTGGCTGGATCTTTTTCTCTTGAAATAAGGGTTTGTAATTGCTGAATCAAAAAAGCAGCGATAACGGTTGGATCAACACTTGTATGTGGGGAAGCTCCATGTCCACCCTTTCCTTGAATTTTGATTTCAAAGATATCACTCGCGGCCATTGCAAAGCCCGGACAATATCCGATTTTGCCGTTATATTTTTGGTTGCCACGAACATGCAAGCCATAAATTTCATCTACTTCATCCAGAACACCGGAAGCCACAATTTCTTTTGCGCCTCCAGGAGGAAGCTCTTCAGCAGGTTGGAAAATAAATAAAATTTTCCCTTTCAGTCCAGATTTTTTTTTGATTGCAAGTTTTGCAACACCTAGCAAGGTTGCAGTATGGGCATCATGACCACATGCATGCATTACTCCTGGGATTTTTGATGAAAAATCAAATTCAGTCTCTTCTTGTATTGGAAGTGCATCAAAATCTGCTCTAAATCCTAATGTCTTACCCGATTTCCCGGTATCCAGTGTCGCGATAATTCCTCCACTCCCAACATTTTCCTGAATGTCTTGATAGCCATACTCTTTCAACTTTTCCAAGATAAAAGCTCGGGTTTTCGTTTCTTGAAAGGATAATTCTGGATACTGATGCAAATAACGACGATTTTCTATCATTTCTGCATAATTTTCTTCTAAAAAATATTCCCATTCCTCATAACTCATACTTTTCCTCCCTATTGTGATACGAATAAAAGCAGCTACTTTTCATGTTATAACTTATGACACATTATATGGATACACTTCTTATTTGTCAATCCATTTTCTGAGTTTTCTGAAAATTTATTTTTTTACATAACAATTCAGTTTTGTACAATTCCCTTTATATAAGGAATCGAATAGGTAATCCCCGTTGTTACTTCTTTCTTTTTAATAACAAAGAGAAAATTAAATTTTTATTTATTCAAAAATAAACATTTTTTTAGAAAAAACACTCTTGACACGTAATGTTTTATGACATATCATTCAGCTATATTATTAGAAAATTCTAACGAAAGAGGAACCTAGCTATGAACAAAACAGAGATTATGGACATTATCGAAAGTAAAAAAGAAAAATTAGCTACTGCGGCGGACAATATTTGGGAAACTCCTGAACTACGTTTTGCAACAAAAAAATCAGTTCAAGAACATTATAAAGTATTGGAAGAGGAAGATTTTGTCATCCAAAAAGGCGTTGCCGGTATGAAACACGCCTATATCGCAACTTTTGGTAGTGGCAAACCCATCATAGGGATCTTAGGAGAATATGATGCTTTGTCAAATCTCAGCCAAATCGCTGATTTAGCCGAGGAAAAAGCTTTAAAGAAAGGCGCAAACGGTCATGGATGTGGCCATAATCTTTTAGGAATTGGTTCAGTTGCAGGGGCTATTGGCGTAAAAGAATACCTGAAGCAAACCGGTCATAGTGGTACCATTAAACTTTTTGGTTGCCCTGCTGAAGAAGGAGGCTGCGGGAAATCCTATATGGCTCGAGAAGGCGTGTTTGATGATTTGGACCTAGCATTAAGTTGGCATCCAGGCGATCAAACCAAAGCATGGGGCAACACAAACTTAGCTGTTTACCATGTTTACTATAACTTCCACGGAAAAGCTGCACATGCAGCGGGTTCTCCAGAGCTCGGACGTAGCGCACTTGATGCTGCCGAGTTGATGAATATTGGAGTTCAATACTTACGTGAACATATCATGCAAGAAGCGCGTATCCATTATGCCTACAAAGATGCAGGCGGCACGTCCCCAAACGTTGTCCAGTCCAGCACTTCACTTTTCTATTACGTGCGTGCGCCTAAAATGGAGCAAGCAACTGAAATTTTTGAGCGCGTCAACAAAATTGCACAAGGAGCTGCTCTTATGACCGAAACAGAGCTAGAAATCAAGCTAGATTCTGCTTGTTTGGACTATATCCCCAATCAAACTTTTACTACCTTGATGCACAAAAACTTGGAGTTACTTACGCCACTTGAGTTTTCCCCAGAAGAGATCCACTATGAACAAAACTATTTTGACACTGTTCCTGAAAACGTAAAACGAACGCTTTTGCAACAAGCGCTTGCTGAATTTCCGGAAAAATCAATAGATGAAATTAAAAACATCGCCTCTATGCCAATCAATAGTGAACTGTACCCGCTAAAATTCACTCCAGAAGCTATTGGTTCAACAGATGTTGGCGACGTTAGTTGGGTCGTTCCAACTGCCCAAGTCCACATCGCATGCGAGCCTCATGGTACTTCTGCTCACAGTTGGCAATGGGTCGCAAATGGTAAATCTTCCGTCGCCCACAAGGGTATCTTAACTGCCGGAAAAGCCCTTGCTTTGACAGCAATAGATGCTTTTGAACAACCCGAATATTTACAAAAAGCCAAAGAAGAGCATCTAGCGACACTTGGCGGAAAGACCTATCAATGCGGAATCCCTTCTACGATTCAACCAGAGGAATAGGCTTAAAAATCAAAAAAACTGAGGAGTTTTTCCTCAGTTTTTTCTTTGAATTGCTATAACCAACTTCATTACCTGGTCATCCACCGGAAGAACCTACTCCACAAAATCTTGACGAAAAATAAAACTGCTACGCATTTCAAAAACTGCATTTAACTTCGAACGATTTACTTCTAGTTCAGCAGCTTCTACATATAAATTTTGACTTTTTAGAATTTTCCTCATAAAAAAAGCAAAATCACACCACACTTCCACTTGGTGATGGAACAAAATCACGATCTGAGACAAAAAAATCCCCACTCATTTGAGTGGGGATTCATACTTCTATATCAGTATTATTAAGACTATTTATTTAGTGCTGTTTTAGCTTGGTCAGCTAATGCAGTAAATGCAGTAGCATCGTTAACTGCTAAATCAGCTAACATTTTACGGTTCATGTCGATTTCAGCCAATTTCAAACCGTGCATTAATTTTGAGTAGCTTAAGCCATTCATACGAGCTGCAGCGTTGATACGTGCAATCCATAATTTACGGAAATCACGTTTCTTTTGACGACGATCTCTGTATGCATAGCTGTATGATTTCATTACTTGTTCTTTTGCTGTTCTGTATAATGTATGTTTAGAACCGTAATAACCTTTCGCTAATTTAAGCACCTTTTTACGACGCTTGCGGGTTACTGTTCCACCTTTAACACGTGCCATGATAAAATTCCTCCTTGAGTTCTACTTACATTTCTCTATTTTTCTGTTACTTTTTTTAAATCTACTTATTTCATGCGAGCAAGTTGTTGACGGATACGTTTGTAATCGCCACTTGAAACCATGCTTGCTTTACGTAATTGACGACGTTGTTTTTTCGTTTTTCCGTGGAAACGGTGGCTTGTAAAAGCACGGAATCTTTTCAATCCGCCTTTACCCGTACGTTTGAAACGTTTTGCTGAACCACGGTGTGTTTTTTGTTTTGGCATGTCAAATTTCCTCCTCAAAATCTAAGTGCTTATTTTTCATTTTTTGGCGCAAGTACTAAAAACATACTTCTACCATCCATTTTCGCTTTTTGTTCTACAGTGGCAATATCCGCTGTTTCTTCAGCTAAGCGAACTAGAACTTTCTGACCAATCTCTTTATGGGTAATGGCACGGCCCTTGAATCTGATTGACGCTTTTACTTTGTCGCCTTTTTCCAAGAATTTTCGTGCATTACGCAATTTTGTATTGAAGTCGTTTACGTCGATTGTTGGACTTAATCGAACTTCTTTTACATTGATTACTTTTTGTTTTTTACGAGCTTCGCGTTCTTTCTTTTGTTGCTCAAAACGAAACTTACCGTAGTCCATGATTCGTGCTACTGGTGGTTTTGCAGTTGGGGCCACTAGTACTAAGTCTAGGTTTGCTTCTTCTGCAATCTTTAAAGCTTCTACTTTTGTGCGAACGCCTAATTGTTCTCCATCCGCTGCAATCAAACGTAACTCACGTGCACGAATACCGTCGTTCACCATCATATCCTTTGCTATGGTCATTCACCTCCAAGTTTTTTCAGAGAAAAATGCAGAAAAAAACGAGGTCTTTTTCAAGATCCCGCTACCGATTACAGCTATATGCACAGAACTTCTGTACAAACTATATTCTATCTAGCCCAGTGACTTTCGTCTACGTAAGGCGAGAAGCGGGTGCTTCTGCTTAATTCTCAACTTTCTCATTATAACACGTACTATTCCTTTGTCAAGTCTTCCTTTTTAAAATTCAGTAGATTGTGAAAATAATCAAGATCAAACAAAAAAAACTGTCAAAAGCTACGTATCATCTGTAATTTTTGAATTTTTTAATTGTGAAATCTTATTTAAAGATCTTCTTTTTTATGCTATTCTAAAAATGAATGAAAAAGGAGGATGAAAATGTTTTTGAAATTTACAAAATTATTATCTGAAGAATTTTCAGGATACTCTCGTCAAAAGTTCTTCAAAGACTTAATGGCCGGACTAACTGTAGCTGCTGTTGCTCTCCCACTGGCACTTGCTTTTGGTGTATCTAGCGGGGCCACTGCAGGAGCTGGACTGATTACAGCAATCATCGCTGGTCTTATAATCGGAACCTTATCTGGAGGCTTCTATCAAATTTCTGGTCCAACAGGTGCGATGTCTGCAATTTTAATTTCCTTAATTGCGAAATACCACATGGATGGCGTGTTCTTAGCGACATTAATGGCAGGTATTTTTTTACTAATTGCCGGAATATTTAAGTTAGGAACACTAACTAATATGATTCCCTCATCTGTTATTACCGGTTTCACTTCTGGAATCGCTATCATTATTGCTTTAGGCCAAGTTAACAATTTATTTGGGGTCCACTCAGAAGGAGACTCCGCACTAGCTAAATTATGGAGTTACACAAAATTAGGTTTCCATCCTGATTTTCCAACATTAATCATTGGAATTTGTGTCATATTGTTTATTGTGTTCTTTCCCAAAAAATGGAACGCAATCATCCCTTCATCACTACTGGCCATTATCCTAGCGACTGCTGCAGTGATGTTTTTTCATATTCATGTTCCAGAAGTTGGCAAAATTCCGACATCACTCATCCCAAGCGAGCATTTGCGTGTCCAAAACATCAAGCCAGGTTTGATGAAAGAATTGATTGCACCTGCACTTAGCATTGCCGTGCTTGGCATGATCGAAAGCTTGCTTTGCGGTGCCTCAGCAAGTCGTATGACTGGGAAAAATTTAGACAGCAACCAAGAACTTGTCGCTCAGGGTGTTGGGAATATGCTCCTGCCATTCTTTGGGGGGATTCCTGCAACAGCTGCTATCGCCAGAACAAGCGTCGCAATCAAATCAGGGGCTCAAACGAGAATTGCTGGAATCATTCATGCAGTAACCTTGATGCTTTCCATGTTTATTTTGACACCTGTCATGATGCATATTCCACTAAGCGCTTTAGCGGGAGTTTTAATTGTCACCGCATGGCGTATGAATGAATGGGAGTCGATTCACTATCTCTTTTCTCACCGCTTAACTAGTGGAATCGTCAAATTCTTAGTCACAATGGTCGCCACAGTTGCACTTGACCTAAGTATGGCTATTTTACTAGGTGTAATCGTTGGACTTGTGTTTTTCATTGGAAAAAGTGCTACAATTGAAGTAAATACTGAATCTGTAGATCCAACACGAATGGGCAAGGAAGCACATCCTTCTGCCGAAAATTGGACAGTTGTCTATCTCACGGGCCCATTATTTTTTGTCAATTCCGAAAAAGTACATAGCGCACTAAGCAATTTGCCAAAAGAAGAGTCCATCATTTTTTCTCTAAGAGGCGTGCCTAATATCGATGTGACCGCTGCAAAAATGCTACTAGAATTTTACGAAGAACATACAACAGCTAACCGACAAGTAATTTTTGCGTCGATGAACTTAGGGGTTAGAAAAAGCTTAGAAAAAGCCGGCCTTAAAGAAACGGAACAACAGCCCCTATTTTTTGATTCAGTTAATCTATTTCTCGAAAAACTTTTTCAGTAACATAGCTAAAAGGAGAATTATTTTATGGCAAAAGACCCACTACTACCCAAAATCCCACATTCTTTACAATTAGGTGAGATTGACTATTTAAAGGACGAACAGCATCTATTTCAACTGGAACTAAAAGATGAAAACTGGGTTGGATTAGACACCTCACAGGTTTATTTTCAACAAACCTTATTAAACAAATGTCTTTTTTCTGGTAGCCACTTCACACGATTTGAATGCATGGATGTGATCTTTAATCATTGTGACCTTTCAAACGTCGAATGGATTGGTGGTTCTTTTCATCGAATTATTTTTAAAAATTGCAAGCTTACTGGCTGCAATTTTGCAGAGAGCACCTTGCGCGATTGTCAGTTTATTGATTGTATGATGGATTATTGTTCATTCAATTACACCACCATGAAAAGCGTTTCTTTTCAAGAAAACTCTCTGAAAGATAGCGAGTTTTCTGAGGTTACTTGGCAACATTTATTTTTCTATAAAAATAAGTTAACTGGTAGCACTTGGTTTCAGACAAAATTAGCTGGATTAAATTTTTCTACTTGTACGTTTGAACAAATCATACTCTCTAAGGAATTGCTTAGAGGTCTAACAGTGAATCAAGAACAAGCGATAACTATTGCGCTTGGATTTGGTCTTTTACTAGACGAGCCCTTATCCGAATAAAAAAGAGTGAACAAAAGAGCCCTAATCTTTTGTTCACTCTTTTTATTCCATTCTTAATTCACGGTTACTGTAGCAACCATACTGTGTAAGTCATTAACCGTTTGTGAAACAGACACCACATTTCCTGAAACGATCTCTTCTGACGAGACATTTACGATAAATGAACCCGCGGCATCTGCCTTTCCATAATAACTTTTTCCTGAAACAGTTACTTCTACTTCTGCATTTGGATCTGCTTTCCCTGTGATAGAACTATCATGTTCTGCGACGCTATTAATCGTAACTAGCTTGGGATAAACGATCACCGATTTTTGATTAGATATACCAGAATCAGGATCCGTAGCAGTCACTGTAACAGTGGTTCCTGCTGCATAAGCTTTTGATAACGTAATAGCAAACAGCCCGGTTGCATCCGCAACACCGTTATAAATACGATCTCCTACAACAGCTGTAATTTTTGCATTTGGTTTTGTATTACCTGTTAGAATGGTATCACCCGATGTAATATAATCAATGCCCAGATCAAATGCTCCTGCTACAACTTCGGTTTTTAGCGTCTCACTTTGATTGCCTTTATCATCAAATGCATAAACCTCAATCGGTGTTCCCACTTTATAAGTTGTATCTAAATGAACGGTGAACTTCCCGTCTAAATCCGTAACTGTTTGGTAACTATCTGTCCCAATTTGAAAGTGAATATGGACATTTGGATCAGCAATTCCGGTCGCACTTGTATCATTTTCTGTTACGTTATTAATTTCTGGTTTGCTCAGATCATGTGAATCATCATCTTTTACATACACAACCGCTGGTGAGCTTTGGGCATCGTCTTTTTCACTGATTACACTAACTTTTTGATTGACGCTTAGTGTATGATCCAATGTAATCGAATAAGCACCCGAACTATCCGACTGCGCTTTATACTGCTTTTCGTCAATCGTTGCAATGATAGTATGATCAGCTTGGGCCGTTCCTGTGATTTTTAGACTACTTGTAAAAATAGGATCTACAGTTGGCGTCGTGGGAGTTGGGATGTCGTCCGATTTTACATAGACAACTGTCGGCTCACTATCTTGTCCTGCATCATCTTCACTAACAACACTAATTTCTTCCCCTTCTTTTAACTTCTCTTCAATATTAATTGAAAACGCTCCGCTATCATCTGTCCTACCAAAGTATAATTTATCTCTAAGAGTTAGATGAATCGCATGATTAGCTTGCGCAGTCCCTGTCACACGTGTGCTACTTGTATATACCGTGTCAACAACCGGGGCAGTTGGTTTGATATCTTGACCCTTTTTAACTGTCACCATTAGTTTCGCACTACTTTCACCATTATGATTTTGGTAAACAGTTAGCACCGTACCTTCTGGAAACGTTTGCTCAAGATCTACCGAAAAAGAACCATTCTTCTCTACATTTGCTTTGTACACTTGATTATTTGCCACCACTACAACCAAAGCTGGGTAGTTTGCTGTTCCGGTCAAATGCGTATCTTTAGTAGTTATTTCATTTACCTGAGGCTGTGGTATGGTAACCCCTCCACTTCCTATATGATATGCGGTGGTTTCACTCGCAAACGTCATCTTTGGTGCTAAAATTCCTAAACAAACTAAACTAAACGCAACCATGATTATTTTCTTCATTTTCTTTCTCGTCTCCTCTAAATTTATTATAGAAAAAAGCAAGGAGTTCGCCGGCCTTAGGCTTAACTCCTTACCATAATCTTACTTAAAATGTTCCAATAAAGAATTGTGCTGGATCACTTGTTACACCATTTTTAACTTGTGTAACAGTTACTGAATCTCCCATTACAAGCGCACGTTTGAAATCAGCTTTAAACTTGCCGTCTTTATCTGTGCTTGCTTTGATTGTCTCATCCACATTTCCATCTGAGGATGTCAATGTAATCGTCACTTCAGCATCTGGATCACCAACCCCTGTAATATTCGTCATTTCTGGAAGTAAGTTAGATACTGTTACTGTTCTTGGTAGTACAACTGCATCTTTTTGCGTTGCATCTTCATCGTCAGTAGCACTCATATGGATGGGTGTCCCAACTTCATACATATGTGGAAGATCAAAGGCAAATTTACCATTTTGATCAGAATCTCCCTCAAAAATTTGATCTTTGATTTTCACCATGTAATGAACATTGGCTCTAGAAGTGGTTCCTGCTGCTTTCATAGATTGACTTGTCACACTTTGCAATGACATATCTAATGTTTTACTACTCAACACTTTTGCAGTCGCTAACGAACTTGTATTGCCAGCATCATCAGTAGCGGTTACTTCTAGTTGTGATTTTGCCACATAGGTGCGCTCTACATTCACTGAAAACTCACCCTTGTCATCGGCAGTGCCTTGGAATCTAGATTTTTTACCAGTTAAGATATCAGTCAAATAAACATCTACTGTAGCTTTTGCTTCTGTTTTTCCTTTAACCTCTTGATCTACATCCGTAAATTTGTTTAATACTGGTACTTCCGGTGCTGTATTGTCAATGACCTCAAAAGATGTTGGGTCACTTTCTTTTCCTGAAATCCCGGTTGCAGTAACTGTACCTTGAATCCCTTTGGCAAAAGTGTGATTCAATTGAATATCGAATTGACCATTTTCATCTACTTGATCATCATATTCTTCACCGTCAATCACTACTTTAACTTTTGCATTCTTTTCAGCTTTTCCTTTTAAGTTTGTATCACTATCCCCTAAATTAAACACTTTAGGCTTTTCTGTTTGTTTATCTGTCATAACCTTAACGCTTGTTGTTGGACTAACATTTCCTGAGGCATCCGTAGAGAAGACTTTTACTTCTGTCCCAGCTGTATACGCATGATGCAAGTCAATTGTAAAATCACCCTTGTCATCTGAATCCCCGTAGAAATATTGATCCCCAATTTCTACTGTTACTTTACAGTTTGCTTTCTTCGTATTTCCTTTTAATGTTGTATCTGTATCCATAATTTTTTGTACTTCTGGTGCTACTGGTGCTACATTATCTACTACTTTAATTGAAGTTGCTTCACTAACGTTACCTGCTTCATCTTTGGCATTAACGGTTAAAATTTCTCCCGCAGTAACAGCTTTTGAAAGTTTGAAATCAAATTTCCCATTAGCATCCGCTTTAGACGTACCAACTACATCTCCCGCTTCATTTTTCACTTCAATGGTGCTATTTTCTTCTGCTGTTCCAACTACTTTTTGGTCTGAAACTTCCACGTCATTTGCAACTGGTTTTTCTGGTGCAATCGTGTCTTTTACAGTTGTTTTCACAGGATCACTTTCATGTTGGTCCTTATCAATTTGTACAACTGATAATTCTTCGTTGTAGTTAAGCGCCCGATTTGTTGTTACAGAATAATTGCCATCTTTATCTACTTTTGCCGTTCCTAGTTCTGTTCCTTTATTGTCACTTACTTTGATTGTATCTCCAGCTACCCCCGTACCTGTTACAATCGAAGTTTTTGCTTCAGGTGCAGTGACAGTTGGAGCATCTACAGCAGACTCTTCAACAATCCCACCATCTTTATCGTTTTCATCATAACCGACCATTAAGAAAACACCTGAGGAATCATTAGAATGGAATTCTATTGAAATAACATAATCTTGATCTTTATCTGTGATTACTTCTTTTTCAAACACTTGGTCCGTTAAAGGTTTTTCGGTTGCAGTGAATTCTTCACCATTAAAGCTAACTTTCCCATCTGGCATATTAGTTGGATTCATTGCTGTTAATTTC
The DNA window shown above is from Vagococcus entomophilus and carries:
- a CDS encoding Ig-like domain-containing protein — protein: MKKIIMVAFSLVCLGILAPKMTFASETTAYHIGSGGVTIPQPQVNEITTKDTHLTGTANYPALVVVVANNQVYKANVEKNGSFSVDLEQTFPEGTVLTVYQNHNGESSAKLMVTVKKGQDIKPTAPVVDTVYTSSTRVTGTAQANHAIHLTLRDKLYFGRTDDSGAFSINIEEKLKEGEEISVVSEDDAGQDSEPTVVYVKSDDIPTPTTPTVDPIFTSSLKITGTAQADHTIIATIDEKQYKAQSDSSGAYSITLDHTLSVNQKVSVISEKDDAQSSPAVVYVKDDDSHDLSKPEINNVTENDTSATGIADPNVHIHFQIGTDSYQTVTDLDGKFTVHLDTTYKVGTPIEVYAFDDKGNQSETLKTEVVAGAFDLGIDYITSGDTILTGNTKPNAKITAVVGDRIYNGVADATGLFAITLSKAYAAGTTVTVTATDPDSGISNQKSVIVYPKLVTINSVAEHDSSITGKADPNAEVEVTVSGKSYYGKADAAGSFIVNVSSEEIVSGNVVSVSQTVNDLHSMVATVTVN
- a CDS encoding M20 family metallopeptidase, with amino-acid sequence MNKTEIMDIIESKKEKLATAADNIWETPELRFATKKSVQEHYKVLEEEDFVIQKGVAGMKHAYIATFGSGKPIIGILGEYDALSNLSQIADLAEEKALKKGANGHGCGHNLLGIGSVAGAIGVKEYLKQTGHSGTIKLFGCPAEEGGCGKSYMAREGVFDDLDLALSWHPGDQTKAWGNTNLAVYHVYYNFHGKAAHAAGSPELGRSALDAAELMNIGVQYLREHIMQEARIHYAYKDAGGTSPNVVQSSTSLFYYVRAPKMEQATEIFERVNKIAQGAALMTETELEIKLDSACLDYIPNQTFTTLMHKNLELLTPLEFSPEEIHYEQNYFDTVPENVKRTLLQQALAEFPEKSIDEIKNIASMPINSELYPLKFTPEAIGSTDVGDVSWVVPTAQVHIACEPHGTSAHSWQWVANGKSSVAHKGILTAGKALALTAIDAFEQPEYLQKAKEEHLATLGGKTYQCGIPSTIQPEE
- the rplT gene encoding 50S ribosomal protein L20; the protein is MARVKGGTVTRKRRKKVLKLAKGYYGSKHTLYRTAKEQVMKSYSYAYRDRRQKKRDFRKLWIARINAAARMNGLSYSKLMHGLKLAEIDMNRKMLADLAVNDATAFTALADQAKTALNK
- a CDS encoding SulP family inorganic anion transporter; translation: MFLKFTKLLSEEFSGYSRQKFFKDLMAGLTVAAVALPLALAFGVSSGATAGAGLITAIIAGLIIGTLSGGFYQISGPTGAMSAILISLIAKYHMDGVFLATLMAGIFLLIAGIFKLGTLTNMIPSSVITGFTSGIAIIIALGQVNNLFGVHSEGDSALAKLWSYTKLGFHPDFPTLIIGICVILFIVFFPKKWNAIIPSSLLAIILATAAVMFFHIHVPEVGKIPTSLIPSEHLRVQNIKPGLMKELIAPALSIAVLGMIESLLCGASASRMTGKNLDSNQELVAQGVGNMLLPFFGGIPATAAIARTSVAIKSGAQTRIAGIIHAVTLMLSMFILTPVMMHIPLSALAGVLIVTAWRMNEWESIHYLFSHRLTSGIVKFLVTMVATVALDLSMAILLGVIVGLVFFIGKSATIEVNTESVDPTRMGKEAHPSAENWTVVYLTGPLFFVNSEKVHSALSNLPKEESIIFSLRGVPNIDVTAAKMLLEFYEEHTTANRQVIFASMNLGVRKSLEKAGLKETEQQPLFFDSVNLFLEKLFQ
- the infC gene encoding translation initiation factor IF-3, which translates into the protein MTIAKDMMVNDGIRARELRLIAADGEQLGVRTKVEALKIAEEANLDLVLVAPTAKPPVARIMDYGKFRFEQQKKEREARKKQKVINVKEVRLSPTIDVNDFNTKLRNARKFLEKGDKVKASIRFKGRAITHKEIGQKVLVRLAEETADIATVEQKAKMDGRSMFLVLAPKNEK
- a CDS encoding Ig-like domain-containing protein, with protein sequence MNLKNKGTIQKLVTMGVIGLACPFVLHTKQVQASVTNPFSTLAKTTQVTPMHHLLSENPLVSTNKSTTSVAGKMEPNFDVSTGWQVKDYTSTLDIPVDNVFLHDATRPNTKVHYASTNFFNIGDSHFLAEKHVKLKANKKYKIKLLYGMKLTAMNPTNMPDGKVSFNGEEFTATEKPLTDQVFEKEVITDKDQDYVISIEFHSNDSSGVFLMVGYDENDKDGGIVEESAVDAPTVTAPEAKTSIVTGTGVAGDTIKVSDNKGTELGTAKVDKDGNYSVTTNRALNYNEELSVVQIDKDQHESDPVKTTVKDTIAPEKPVANDVEVSDQKVVGTAEENSTIEVKNEAGDVVGTSKADANGKFDFKLSKAVTAGEILTVNAKDEAGNVSEATSIKVVDNVAPVAPEVQKIMDTDTTLKGNTKKANCKVTVEIGDQYFYGDSDDKGDFTIDLHHAYTAGTEVKVFSTDASGNVSPTTSVKVMTDKQTEKPKVFNLGDSDTNLKGKAEKNAKVKVVIDGEEYDDQVDENGQFDIQLNHTFAKGIQGTVTATGISGKESDPTSFEVIDNTAPEVPVLNKFTDVDQEVKGKTEAKATVDVYLTDILTGKKSRFQGTADDKGEFSVNVERTYVAKSQLEVTATDDAGNTSSLATAKVLSSKTLDMSLQSVTSQSMKAAGTTSRANVHYMVKIKDQIFEGDSDQNGKFAFDLPHMYEVGTPIHMSATDDEDATQKDAVVLPRTVTVSNLLPEMTNITGVGDPDAEVTITLTSSDGNVDETIKASTDKDGKFKADFKRALVMGDSVTVTQVKNGVTSDPAQFFIGTF
- the rpmI gene encoding 50S ribosomal protein L35, which codes for MPKQKTHRGSAKRFKRTGKGGLKRFRAFTSHRFHGKTKKQRRQLRKASMVSSGDYKRIRQQLARMK
- a CDS encoding pentapeptide repeat-containing protein is translated as MAKDPLLPKIPHSLQLGEIDYLKDEQHLFQLELKDENWVGLDTSQVYFQQTLLNKCLFSGSHFTRFECMDVIFNHCDLSNVEWIGGSFHRIIFKNCKLTGCNFAESTLRDCQFIDCMMDYCSFNYTTMKSVSFQENSLKDSEFSEVTWQHLFFYKNKLTGSTWFQTKLAGLNFSTCTFEQIILSKELLRGLTVNQEQAITIALGFGLLLDEPLSE
- a CDS encoding M20 metallopeptidase family protein, yielding MSYEEWEYFLEENYAEMIENRRYLHQYPELSFQETKTRAFILEKLKEYGYQDIQENVGSGGIIATLDTGKSGKTLGFRADFDALPIQEETEFDFSSKIPGVMHACGHDAHTATLLGVAKLAIKKKSGLKGKILFIFQPAEELPPGGAKEIVASGVLDEVDEIYGLHVRGNQKYNGKIGYCPGFAMAASDIFEIKIQGKGGHGASPHTSVDPTVIAAFLIQQLQTLISREKDPAKSGVLTIAVFQSGSKVKNVIADTATLKGTVRTFNHEIQAMIEQRMKEMTRLICEAYGASGEVQYHRGYPAVYNHPKNTELVAKLYEAQYGEKAAEEVAPAMGGEDFAYYLKAKPGTFFFVPAGIPEQTVNYPHHHSKFSVDERSMLVGAKAFSLIIVHHLTDEKIELEARGKK